The DNA window TTTGATGGCATCCTTGAGCAGTTCCGCCCCCTTTTCTTTCGAAATCACATCGTTGAAGACCGGGCTGGAAAGCAGGTTGTAAACGGAGAGCTTGGAATTATCCAGAGCCTCTCCCGGCTTGGCATCCAGAAGCGTGAAATCATTGGTTACGTCGTCTTTGCGGACCACCCTCCAGCTTTCCCGGTCATCCGGAAAAGTGACGCTTACCTCTTTCACTCTCTGGACATCCAGAAAGGATTTGTCCAACCAGGTATCAGCGCTTGGCTCCAGGCTGAAAAAGGTGTTGCTGACAACCCAGATGGTGTCCCCATCCTCGGGAATGCGAACAAACCGCTGATTACCCCCGTCGAACTGGGTGCTGCTGCGGCCACCGGTGATGTCAATCTGTTTGCCGAGGATGAGGGATTTGACGAGTTTGTCCCCTTCTCCCAGGAGTTCAACCAGGGTGCCAACACCTTCATTGCCTTCACCGGGAGGCTGGACTTCGATTTCAGCCCAGGCTCCTTTGCGGACTTCCTGCTTGCTGGCAATACGCTGGTCGTAAAGCTCCGTCAATATGGAGCTGATGCGGTCCAGACTGGCAGGATAACCATCACGCTCGGCGACCTTTGCGCTCTTGCCATCTGCGTCAATAGTGATGTTAAGTTCGGATTTGGCGTCTTTGATGCGCAACTTTTTGACTGCCAGAATGTCGAGGTCCGGCAACAGCCGCTCACGGGACTTCACGCCACGGCTGGCGGCGGTGTTCAGGGTGGCGTTCTGCTGGTTCTGATAAACAACAGCGGCGGCCACAAGTCCGGCGAGGATGATGAAAAGGATGAGAATCTTCTTCATAAAATGGGAATATAACGTCGAAATTAAAGGTTGGCAGGATCAAACGGCGGCGGTGGAAACACGACGGCGGATGGCCAGGAGGAGACCCACGCTGATGACCAGCAGCGGCACGACAAGGAAGTTAAGCAGGGTGATCATGGACTCCGTGAAATCTATTTCCTTGTTTTGGGTCTTTTTGACCTCGCGGATCTCACGGTTGATGTCCGACTGGGTCCTCATGAGCTCATTCAATTCCTTGATCTGGCGCGGGTCGGCAAGCTGGCCGTTTTTGACACGGAGCGGACCCATTTTCTGGGCCGTTTCATCCAGTTTGGCCTGCAATGCCTGAAGTTTAGGACGGTAGTCTTTTTCCACCTTCTCACGCAGTTCGTCCATTTTGATGAAGGGACGCTGGATGGAGGCGCGGCTGCGCACTTTCAGGAGGTCACCGCCGCCGCTCAGAGCCTCGATGGCATTCAGCATCAGCGGCAGATTGGAGTTGGCAGCGACGAGACCGCCAGTCACGCGGTCCTGCTCCACACAGAGGGCATCAAACATCATGTCAGCATCGGAAAACAGGATGACCACGCCTTCTGTATTCACAGATTCTTTGATGGTGCCGTCGGTAATTTCGATCGGCTTCTTCGGCGATTCGGCTTTCGGAGCTTCTGTGGCTGGAGCTTCAGTTTGAGGGGCCACTGGTGCGGCTGCTTCAGTCGCGGTTGCAGCCTCTGGTGTTGCTGCTGCGGGAGCGGGCGCATCTGCGGCTGGGGCGGCATTTGGAGCCGTGGCATCGTCCTGGGCACCGCCGGTTTCAGCACTGCCAGCGGGGCCTTTCGGCCGACCGCCAGGGAAAGCGGTTTTGAACCTTCCGCTCAACCGTACGCCCATGATCTGGCGGCGGCCGCTCGGGTTGAAATTGGTCATTTTTTCGCGGATCAGCTTCTCAGCCTCCGTGGTGTCAATCATCTCGCTGGCTTCCGAGCTGCTGAAAAGAGTGTCAGCGGTAATGCCTTCTTTGGCATCAATGCTGAAGGAACCTGCCATGAGCATCCGGAGGGACTGCAAGCTGGAAGTGATGCTTTCATCTTTGCTGAGTGCCTCACGGGGAAGCTGAAGCTCCACGGGATTCTGTCCGCCCTGGGCCATGCCGCGATAGTTCACATCGGCGACAACCAGGGATTTGTTATAGTTCACGCCCCAGGCTTTGAAAAGGTTGGCCAGATCTGAGCTGGGATTGATCACTCCCCCCGGCTGGCCGGTCATGGGATTCTGCTGGTTGCTGTAAACACGCTGGGCGACGATGCTCTGCGGATCCACAAGGGCGATGACCTTGCCGCCTTTGAGGAGGTACTGGTCAATGGCGTATTCGGAAATTTCGGAGATGTCCGCCGGGTGGATGACCACCAGTGTGCTGATGTCTGAGTCAATTTTGTCGGCGCTTATCGGGATGTCACGCACTTCATAATCCATGCGCAGTCTCTGGATGACGATCCATGGATCCTGACCCGCCTGCCGCTGATAGGGGAACATGGGAGAGCCCATGACCGGCATGGCGCTCATGACTCCAATGACGGTCTTGGTGTTCTTGGACACCTTTTGGATGGCCCGGGCGATGTTATACTCCAGAGCGTTTTCCTCGTTGGGGCTGAGGAAGGGCAAAACTTCTTTCTGCGCGGCGCTCTGGATGGCCATGCCCAGATAGATGTTGTCACCGTTCTGGTTCACTGTCATGCCCTGGAGATCGTCCTCACGGGCACGGTCCTCATCTTCCGTGTTGGGATTGGGGGCCAGCTTTTCCAGGATGAGCTTGCCCTGGGATGCCTTTTGAAATTCCAGCAGCAGATCCTGAACGGTACTGGCATGGGACTTCAGCATGGGCGGCATGACCCGGTCCTCGGTGGTGACATAATAACGGATGGTCACCGGCTTGTCAGGATTCAGGCGTTCCAGGATGTTTTTGCTGCCCTGGGTAAGGGTGTAGAGCTTGTCCTGGGTGAGGTCCACCCGCAGGTTGCCGAGGCCAAGACCTCCGACCAGAAAGTTCACGGCGACGACAATGGCGATGACCAGCAGGGCCGTGATGCCTGCGGTGCCTTCTTTGCTGTTTAAATTCATATAAGGATTCTCAGATGGTTTGGGATGTTCCTTGGGAAGAATCAGGCACGCTTGGAGCGCAGTGCCAGGTGGGTGATGAGGAGGCCTACCACGATCACCGAGAGAAAATACAGGACGTCACGGAAGACGAAGATGCCTTTGGTCATCTCAAAAAAGTGGTCCATGAAGCTGAGGTAGCTGACGAACCTGACCACGTATTCAAAGGAGGACGGCAGCGTGCGTACCACGGTGTCCACAATGCCAGGATTTCCGATCAGCGTCAGCGTCACACAGACGGCCACGGAGACAATGAAGCAGACGACTTGGCTGCGGGTATAAGCACTGACCGCGCTGGTCACGGCAAGACAGCCGAGGGCATAGAGATAGCTGGCCGCGTATCCGGTGATGATGGGCCCCGGGTCTGGATTCCCCAGCCAGAACACCGTGATAACGACGGGGAAGGTCAGCGCCAGGGCAATGAGCCAGACGAGGGCCGCTGCGACGAATTTGCCAATGATG is part of the Prosthecobacter sp. SYSU 5D2 genome and encodes:
- a CDS encoding DUF4340 domain-containing protein — encoded protein: MKKILILFIILAGLVAAAVVYQNQQNATLNTAASRGVKSRERLLPDLDILAVKKLRIKDAKSELNITIDADGKSAKVAERDGYPASLDRISSILTELYDQRIASKQEVRKGAWAEIEVQPPGEGNEGVGTLVELLGEGDKLVKSLILGKQIDITGGRSSTQFDGGNQRFVRIPEDGDTIWVVSNTFFSLEPSADTWLDKSFLDVQRVKEVSVTFPDDRESWRVVRKDDVTNDFTLLDAKPGEALDNSKLSVYNLLSSPVFNDVISKEKGAELLKDAIKVKIVTFDGFTYDLLTTKQTKDGTDRFFLTVDVSADIPKTRPPVADEKEEDKKKADEEFAAKKKTLEEKLAKEKKFANWVYEVSEYTVNNVHKKRSEIVKVEAKATPAPATTPEAPAAPAPDAPVSPVTAPEAPAASKSTPAPATNETPAAPAAGADSLNPQPPSVTTPPIQIPAAPASEIKPEADPEAAPQVQPQN
- a CDS encoding GldG family protein produces the protein MNLNSKEGTAGITALLVIAIVVAVNFLVGGLGLGNLRVDLTQDKLYTLTQGSKNILERLNPDKPVTIRYYVTTEDRVMPPMLKSHASTVQDLLLEFQKASQGKLILEKLAPNPNTEDEDRAREDDLQGMTVNQNGDNIYLGMAIQSAAQKEVLPFLSPNEENALEYNIARAIQKVSKNTKTVIGVMSAMPVMGSPMFPYQRQAGQDPWIVIQRLRMDYEVRDIPISADKIDSDISTLVVIHPADISEISEYAIDQYLLKGGKVIALVDPQSIVAQRVYSNQQNPMTGQPGGVINPSSDLANLFKAWGVNYNKSLVVADVNYRGMAQGGQNPVELQLPREALSKDESITSSLQSLRMLMAGSFSIDAKEGITADTLFSSSEASEMIDTTEAEKLIREKMTNFNPSGRRQIMGVRLSGRFKTAFPGGRPKGPAGSAETGGAQDDATAPNAAPAADAPAPAAATPEAATATEAAAPVAPQTEAPATEAPKAESPKKPIEITDGTIKESVNTEGVVILFSDADMMFDALCVEQDRVTGGLVAANSNLPLMLNAIEALSGGGDLLKVRSRASIQRPFIKMDELREKVEKDYRPKLQALQAKLDETAQKMGPLRVKNGQLADPRQIKELNELMRTQSDINREIREVKKTQNKEIDFTESMITLLNFLVVPLLVISVGLLLAIRRRVSTAAV
- a CDS encoding ABC transporter permease subunit yields the protein MKSRDLDNTLAIFKREFLSYFNSPVFYVIVVIFLLATMGFTFFFGQLLNTDNASLTQPFFFWHPWIYIVLAPAVGMRLWSEEHRLGTFELLMTMPVSPWQAIIGKFVAAALVWLIALALTFPVVITVFWLGNPDPGPIITGYAASYLYALGCLAVTSAVSAYTRSQVVCFIVSVAVCVTLTLIGNPGIVDTVVRTLPSSFEYVVRFVSYLSFMDHFFEMTKGIFVFRDVLYFLSVIVVGLLITHLALRSKRA